A region of Alkalinema sp. FACHB-956 DNA encodes the following proteins:
- a CDS encoding ABC transporter permease, whose amino-acid sequence MSQSILSPVTPPTPSQPATSSPATLGDFAQETLALTRRLFIQLKRRPSTLVAGVVQPLMWLILFGALFQNAPQDFLGNSLAYGQFLGAGVIVFTAFSGALNSGLPVMFDREFGFLNRLLVAPLASRLSIVGASALFIMAMSLIQTVAIIVVSGFLGAGFPTLSGLGLMLLILALLVVAVTALSLGLAFALPGHIELIAVLLVVNLPLLFASTALAPLAFMPTWLQAIAAANPLSYAIEPIRHLYLQPQWHWSDIVMQAPWGDVSLWVCVAGLLGFATVSIVAIQPLLKRSLG is encoded by the coding sequence ATGAGTCAGTCCATCCTTTCCCCCGTTACCCCTCCGACTCCAAGCCAACCGGCTACCTCCTCCCCAGCAACCCTGGGTGATTTTGCCCAGGAGACCCTGGCCCTAACCCGGCGGTTATTCATCCAACTCAAGCGCCGCCCGTCCACATTAGTCGCAGGGGTCGTGCAGCCGTTGATGTGGCTGATTTTGTTTGGTGCACTGTTTCAGAATGCGCCCCAGGATTTTCTGGGGAATTCCCTGGCCTATGGTCAGTTCCTTGGTGCAGGCGTAATCGTTTTTACTGCCTTTAGCGGAGCCTTAAATTCCGGCTTGCCTGTGATGTTCGATCGCGAGTTTGGCTTTCTGAATCGACTCCTGGTTGCACCGTTGGCCTCTCGGCTGTCGATCGTGGGGGCTTCTGCGCTGTTTATTATGGCGATGAGTTTGATTCAAACCGTGGCGATTATTGTAGTGAGCGGTTTTCTGGGGGCGGGATTTCCAACGCTGTCTGGATTGGGGCTGATGCTGCTCATTCTGGCCCTGCTGGTCGTTGCAGTCACAGCACTCTCCCTGGGGCTGGCCTTTGCGCTACCGGGCCATATTGAATTAATTGCTGTGTTATTGGTGGTCAATTTGCCCCTCTTGTTTGCCAGTACCGCCCTGGCTCCATTAGCGTTTATGCCCACTTGGTTACAGGCGATCGCCGCTGCCAACCCCCTCAGTTACGCGATCGAACCCATTCGCCATCTCTATCTCCAGCCCCAATGGCATTGGAGTGATATTGTCATGCAAGCGCCTTGGGGAGATGTTTCGTTGTGGGTCTGTGTCGCGGGATTGTTGGGATTTGCAACGGTGTCGATCGTGGCAATTCAACCCCTGCTGAAGCGATCGCTGGGCTAA
- a CDS encoding adenylate/guanylate cyclase domain-containing protein → MPYSDSPSDLNLSHPPNLHLSPAIVYYLRKLLHQNLDRLEPIITQASGDIVDPLSDLNLVIEQLWRDPTVLNAKVKHLEHLSLLHQTLSSATTRHAQQLRQVEREIFQLLGFRQIENQHYRATILLIDDLETELLLLSTALKKHAYRVLTAMDGQRAIAIALQEQPDLIALDIKIPGMNGYDICTQLKQNPKTQDIPVLFMSGIYDAQGKVRAFEVGGVDFISKPFHVEEVLARVNHQLNLRELQKRLEDQNVRVQQELQERRKLEERYRHMIEHSIDGIFQTAPDGHFLTVNPALAEIYGYDSPEELMVSITDIGTQLYIQSGRREGIKTYLQQHGQVLGAESRVRRKDGRKIWISENIRSVKDSRGQLLYYEGTVRDITERRRLESTIYHQRKQTERILQSILPKSIAERLKHSPQTIADSFDEVSVLFADIDNFTAFSSRIPPTEQVKLLNQLFTEFDRLSEQLKLEKIKTIRDVYFVAAGVPEPKADHAEAIAEMALGMQSIAAALQERLGEPLQIRVGISSGPVVAGVLGKTKFTYDLWGDPVNLASRMQSNGLPGRIQVTPEIYARLHDRYCFEPREVMQIQGVGEVMTYWLTGRIA, encoded by the coding sequence ATGCCCTACTCCGATTCTCCTTCTGATCTCAACCTATCGCATCCGCCCAACCTGCATTTGTCACCGGCGATCGTCTATTATCTGCGCAAGCTTCTGCACCAAAACCTCGATCGGCTAGAACCCATCATCACCCAGGCATCCGGTGATATTGTGGATCCGTTGAGCGATCTGAATCTGGTGATTGAACAACTTTGGCGAGATCCCACGGTGCTGAACGCTAAAGTTAAACATTTAGAGCATTTGAGTCTCCTGCATCAGACATTGAGCAGTGCAACCACCCGCCATGCGCAGCAACTGCGCCAGGTCGAACGGGAAATTTTTCAGTTATTAGGCTTTCGGCAAATTGAAAATCAGCATTATCGAGCAACGATTCTTTTAATTGATGATCTAGAAACAGAACTTTTATTGCTGTCCACTGCCTTGAAGAAACATGCCTACCGAGTGTTAACCGCGATGGATGGGCAGAGGGCGATCGCGATCGCCCTTCAGGAACAGCCTGATCTGATTGCCTTGGATATTAAAATCCCAGGAATGAATGGCTATGACATTTGTACCCAGCTCAAACAAAATCCTAAAACCCAAGATATTCCTGTGCTGTTTATGAGCGGAATTTATGATGCTCAAGGCAAGGTTCGCGCCTTTGAAGTGGGTGGTGTTGATTTCATCAGTAAGCCTTTCCATGTAGAAGAGGTGCTGGCGCGGGTCAATCATCAATTAAATCTGCGGGAATTACAAAAACGATTGGAGGATCAAAATGTTCGAGTCCAACAGGAACTCCAGGAACGCAGAAAGTTAGAAGAACGCTATCGCCATATGATCGAACATTCGATCGATGGTATTTTTCAAACCGCTCCCGATGGACATTTTCTGACGGTCAATCCTGCGCTGGCTGAAATTTATGGCTATGATTCTCCCGAGGAACTCATGGTCTCGATTACGGATATTGGAACACAGCTCTATATTCAATCGGGACGGCGGGAAGGCATCAAAACTTATCTGCAACAGCATGGCCAAGTCTTGGGTGCGGAGTCGCGTGTGCGCCGTAAGGATGGCCGCAAAATTTGGATTTCTGAGAATATTCGATCGGTCAAAGATAGCCGTGGGCAGTTGCTCTACTATGAGGGCACGGTGCGTGACATTACCGAACGGCGGCGCTTGGAGTCAACGATCTACCATCAGCGCAAACAAACGGAGCGAATTTTACAAAGTATTTTGCCGAAGTCGATCGCTGAACGCTTAAAGCATAGCCCCCAAACGATCGCCGATAGTTTTGACGAAGTCTCGGTTTTATTTGCCGATATTGACAATTTCACTGCTTTTTCCAGTCGTATTCCCCCCACGGAACAGGTTAAATTATTAAACCAATTGTTTACTGAATTCGATCGACTTTCAGAACAGTTAAAGCTAGAAAAAATTAAGACAATTCGGGATGTGTATTTCGTAGCAGCGGGGGTGCCGGAACCTAAAGCGGATCATGCGGAAGCGATCGCGGAGATGGCCTTGGGGATGCAATCGATCGCTGCTGCCTTACAGGAGCGCTTGGGGGAACCCTTACAAATTCGGGTGGGGATCAGCAGTGGCCCTGTGGTAGCTGGGGTGTTGGGTAAAACCAAGTTCACCTACGATCTCTGGGGGGATCCGGTCAACCTAGCCAGCCGGATGCAATCCAACGGTCTACCGGGCAGGATCCAAGTGACTCCGGAGATCTATGCTCGCCTACACGATCGCTACTGCTTTGAACCCCGTGAGGTCATGCAGATTCAGGGCGTGGGAGAAGTCATGACCTATTGGTTAACGGGACGCATTGCTTAA